One window of the Vicia villosa cultivar HV-30 ecotype Madison, WI unplaced genomic scaffold, Vvil1.0 ctg.000547F_1_1, whole genome shotgun sequence genome contains the following:
- the LOC131629294 gene encoding protein DYAD-like: MLSSPTSYIKGGVPINGHFITFLHRTLDEKYVMGMELAIKTHCRSISAEEFAQKRNSWSFLNLNHNSPVINDAAISLVSKQGPCWSELKFTGMVQWGQRRQVRFLGRNEEQKVESLHQHRKEKRERTYNKRKNVEEEMEAVKVAPFGVLRMTRQSFKNQQDITSSSGAKKSKKAVNDDTKQQQLIVYSKKGRKISIDRWSAERYKMAEENMLKVMKEREAVYGNPIMRQDLRSEARKYIGDTGLLDHLLKHMAGKVAPGGVERFRRRHNAEGSMEYWLESADLVDIRKEMGVQDPYWTPPPGWKPGDSISPEHVTRNELREIREELIKLKRDMLDLKSKKEEEALAIVATSSSCLSSLNYRDYDSQVSMQEIYAELVHKKARVEKQLKEITLTLNNMEGQLGMLKPTMAESLTPPALLLGPTSSLTENIGDVTREDDRGTKSADTQMVRSSAAEQKAAKIERLKSGFKICKPRGTFMWPNMSMSPHVEANLDEITVVPTPTSVSSATTSAPKLVSNSKTKNLPLSIPSPSSAVKPLAEKRPVSTATLTHVTGPSSPHLSPPLETKSTITNKDSSINLNETPLAQE, encoded by the exons ATGCTTTCTTCACCTACGTCTTATATCAAAGGTGGTGTCCCTATAAATGGCCATTTTATAACCTTTTTGCACCGTACACTTGACGAGAAGTACGTGATGGGAATGGAATTGGCCATCAAAACACATTGCAGAAGCATCTCAGCTGAGGAATTTGCTCAGAAAAGAAACTCATGGAGCTTTCTAAACCTAAACCATAACAGTCCAGTTATCAATGATGCTGCTATTAGTTTGGTTTCCAAGCAGGGTCCATGTTGGTCTGAGCTCAAGTTCACGGGTATGGTGCAGTGGGGCCAACGCAGGCAGGTTCGGTTTCTGGGTCGCAATGAGGAACAAAAGGTTGAATCTTTACACCAACATCGTAAGGAAAAAAGGGAAAGGACTTATAATAAGAGAAAGAACGTTGAAGAAGAAATGGAGGCTGTAAAGGTAGCTCCTTTTGGGGTACTGAGGATGACTCGTCAGAGCTTCAAAAATCAACAAGATATTACTAGTAGCAGCGGGGCTAAAAAGTCTAAGAAAGCAGTAAACGACGACACTAAGCAGCAGCAACTCATTGTTTATAGCAAAAAAGGCCGGAAAATATCAATTGACAGATGGTCTGCTGAGAG GTATAAGATGGCAGAGGAGAATATGTTGAAGGTTATGAAGGAAAGGGAAGCTGTGTATGGAAACCCAATAATGAGGCaagacttgagatcagaagcacgaAAGTATATCGGTGACACGGGTTTACTTGATCATTTGCTGAAGCATATGGCTGGAAAAGTGGCACCGGGAGGAGTTGAAAGATTCCGACGACGTCACAATGCTGAAGGTTCAATGGAATACTGGTTAGAGAGTGCGGATCTCGTTGATATCAGAAAAGAAATGGGTGTACAAGATCCTTACTGGACTCCTCCACCTGGATGGAAGCCTGGAGACAGCATTTCACCAGAACATGTTACTAGAAATGAACTCAGGGAGATAAGGGAGGAATTAATCAAGTTGAAACG AGATATGCTGGATCTCAAATCAAAAAAAGAAGAGGAAGCCTTGGCCATTGTGGCTACTTCTAGTTCCTGTTTGTCAAGTTTGAACTATAGGGACTATGATTCCCAGGTTTCTATGCAG GAGATTTATGCTGAGCTGGTTCATAAAAAGGCTAGAGTTGAAAAACAGCTAAAAGAAATTACTCTGACTTTGAATAACATGGAG GGCCAACTTGGAATGCTGAAGCCAACAATGGCAGAATCATTAACACCACCAGCGTTATTGCTAGGACCAACATCATCATTGACAGAAAACATTGGAGATGTGACAAGAGAGGATGACAGAGGAACAAAATCAGCGGACACACAAATGGTACGAAGCAGCGCAGCAGAGCAAAAGGCAGCAAAGATAGAAAGACTTAAAAGTGGTTTTAAAATCTGCAAACCAAGAGGGACCTTTATGTGGCCAAATATGAGCATGTCTCCTCATGTTGAGGCTAACCTTGATGAAATCACAGTGGTCCCAACCCCAACCTCAGTTTCCTCTGCTACCACATCAGCCCCCAAGCTTGTCTCCAATTCCAAGACTAAGAACTTGCCACTATCAATACCTTCCCCTTCTTCTGCTGTTAAGCCACTAGCAGAGAAGCGCCCTGTGAGCACAGCTACTTTGACACATGTCACTGGACCCTCTTCCCCTCACCTTTCTCCTCCATTAGAGACAAAATCCACAATTACCAACAAGGATTCTTCTATTAACCTCAATGAGACTCCTCTGGCCCAAGAGTAG